From Phocoena phocoena chromosome 16, mPhoPho1.1, whole genome shotgun sequence, a single genomic window includes:
- the CXCL12 gene encoding stromal cell-derived factor 1 isoform X4 — protein sequence MDAKIVAVLALVLAALCLSDGKPVSLSYRCPCRFFESHVARANVKHLKILNTPNCALQIVARLKNNNRQVCIDPKLKWIQEYLEKALNKRFKM from the exons ATGGATGCCAAGATCGTCGCTGTGCTGGCCCTTGTGCTGGCTGCGCTGTGCCTCAGCGACG GGAAACCGGTCAGCCTGAGCTACAGATGCCCTTGCCGATTCTTTGAGAGCCACGTCGCCAGAGCCAATGTCAAGCATCTCAAAATCCTCAACACTCCGAACTGTGCCCTTCAGATCGT GGCAAGGCTGAAGAACAACAATAGACAAGTGTGCATCGACCCGAAATTGAAGTGGATTCAGGAATACCTGGAGAAAGCTTTAAACAA GAGGTTCAAGATGTGA
- the CXCL12 gene encoding stromal cell-derived factor 1 isoform X2 — protein MDAKIVAVLALVLAALCLSDGKPVSLSYRCPCRFFESHVARANVKHLKILNTPNCALQIVARLKNNNRQVCIDPKLKWIQEYLEKALNKGRREEKVGKREKIGKKKRQKKRKAAQKRKN, from the exons ATGGATGCCAAGATCGTCGCTGTGCTGGCCCTTGTGCTGGCTGCGCTGTGCCTCAGCGACG GGAAACCGGTCAGCCTGAGCTACAGATGCCCTTGCCGATTCTTTGAGAGCCACGTCGCCAGAGCCAATGTCAAGCATCTCAAAATCCTCAACACTCCGAACTGTGCCCTTCAGATCGT GGCAAGGCTGAAGAACAACAATAGACAAGTGTGCATCGACCCGAAATTGAAGTGGATTCAGGAATACCTGGAGAAAGCTTTAAACAA GGGGcgcagagaagaaaaagtggggaaaagagaaaagataggaaaaaagaagcgacagaagaagagaaaggctgctcagaaaaggaaaaactag
- the CXCL12 gene encoding stromal cell-derived factor 1 isoform X1, with the protein MDAKIVAVLALVLAALCLSDGKPVSLSYRCPCRFFESHVARANVKHLKILNTPNCALQIVARLKNNNRQVCIDPKLKWIQEYLEKALNNSFLYAPSWRRVTAGAPTLWPPPPFARPSSAGPL; encoded by the exons ATGGATGCCAAGATCGTCGCTGTGCTGGCCCTTGTGCTGGCTGCGCTGTGCCTCAGCGACG GGAAACCGGTCAGCCTGAGCTACAGATGCCCTTGCCGATTCTTTGAGAGCCACGTCGCCAGAGCCAATGTCAAGCATCTCAAAATCCTCAACACTCCGAACTGTGCCCTTCAGATCGT GGCAAGGCTGAAGAACAACAATAGACAAGTGTGCATCGACCCGAAATTGAAGTGGATTCAGGAATACCTGGAGAAAGCTTTAAACAA CTCATTTCTCTATGCACCCAGCTGGAGGAGGGTGACCGCAGGGGCTCCCACCCTGTGGCCCCCTCCTCCCTTTGCCCGCCCCTCCTCTGCAGGCCCTCTGTGA